The DNA window GCGGTAGGAGATTATCATGTTGGCCTGCAGCTGGTCGCGGGCGATGGCCGAGATGGTCACCGGCGCGACGTAGAGAAAGCCCACGAGACTGCCGACGATGAGCGCGCCAAACAGCGACCCGCCCCAGACCAGCAGTATCTTCCGGTCGCCGACGACGAGTCCGCGCTCTTTCAGCGCCGGCCACGCGAAGTACGCGACCAGCGGAATCACCGAGACGGCGCCGATGATGGTCGAGAACTTCACGATGAACACGAGGTGCTCGACGGGGTGCAGGGTCACGATGTTCACGCCGGCGCGCATCCCCTCGGGGAGGCGGCTGACGAACACTTCCCGGATTGCGCCGATACCACCCTGGTAGAGGAAGAGGAAGACGCCGGCCAGCACGGCCCCGAACACGCCCATTATCCAGAACGCCTTCGACAGCAGCGAATCCAGGATGAAGCGGATGTCGTAGTAGTAGCCGCCGATGTCGTCCTCGGTGGTCTCCTCTTCGGTGAAGGCGTCGGCCATCCCGGCCGTGGTCGAGGTGAAGATGCCACCGCCGTCCTCGGACTGGTCCTCGGCCTCGGAGGCCGCCCCCTCCCCGCCCGTTTCGCTTTCGGGCCCGCCGTCCTCGTGGACGGCGTCCCAGCGGTCGAGGACGGCCTGGGCCTTCTCCTGGTCGTCGTTCGACAGCGCCCGGTCGGCGTGGTTCAGCGCCTCCTCCTCGGTCATGACCTCGAAGGCCTCCTCGGGCGCGACCCTGACCGCCGAGGCGTCCAGTTCGCCGATGTCGATGGCCGTCGGGTCGCCGTGACGCCGGCCGGTGGGGACGGCGCTCTCGGAGAGCGCCTGCAGGACGTGGTAGTACAGAACGACCGCCGCGCCCGCGACCCCGACGACGGCGCCGATGGCGAGGGCGGTCTCGGTCGTCGAGAGGCCGAAGAGGTCGGGACGGGCGAGGTTCCCCTTCAGGCTGCTCGAATAGGGCGCGGCGGCGGCGTCGACGGCCCGGAGCGCCTCGAAGGCCGACGTGGTCAGGAGGAGGTACATCGCGCCGCCGCTCAGGACGGCCGCCCCGAGGACGGTGTTCCACTGCTCGCGGGCGACCCGGCGGGTGCTGATGAGGTCGCCCGAGCGCTTGATCGTCACCGCGAGTTTCGAGAGCGCGAGGCTGAAGCCGTAGAGCCCACACAGCGGCAGGGCCCACATAATCTGGGTGAACGGGTCCGGCGGCGAGAACAGCGCCCCGAAGCCGAAGATAGCGAGCACGGCCAGGCGCCACTTCTCGCGAAACGTCTCGTAGGGGACGATGCCCGTATACGAGAGCACCGTCATCATGAGCGGGAGCTGGGCCGCTAGACCAAAGGAAACTGCCAGCAGGAAGACGAACTGGAACCACTTGACGATGGAGTACTGCGGGGTGAAGCCGGCGGCCAGCGCGTTGCCGGCCAGGAAGTTGAACATGATGGGGAAGAACAGCTCGTAGGCGTAGGCGACGCCGACGGCGAACAGTCCCAGCGCGGTGATAACGAACAGCGCGCCCTTCCAGGCGGGGATGTGTTCGGTGGGCCACCAGCCCCGGCGCCGAAGCCCGTCTCGACCGAAGAAAATGAGCAGCGGCAGCGACATCAGAATCCCGATGACGGCCCCGATTTTCACCTGCAAGAGGATGACGTCGAAAGGCGTCACGGCGACGATGTTCGTCGCCTGCGAGGTCGTCAGGTCCATCTGGGAGTACAGCAGGTCCGCCCGCAGGCGGTCCCAGACCCCGTACTGCAGCGCAAGGATGGTCCCGATCATGCCGACGACGAAGACGATAAAGACCTTCTGCAGGTTCGACTGGGCGGCCGAAAGCATCGCCCCCAGC is part of the Haloarcula salinisoli genome and encodes:
- a CDS encoding twin-arginine translocase subunit TatC gives rise to the protein MSSAIDEDTVRTVQSGRETLGAMLSAAQSNLQKVFIVFVVGMIGTILALQYGVWDRLRADLLYSQMDLTTSQATNIVAVTPFDVILLQVKIGAVIGILMSLPLLIFFGRDGLRRRGWWPTEHIPAWKGALFVITALGLFAVGVAYAYELFFPIMFNFLAGNALAAGFTPQYSIVKWFQFVFLLAVSFGLAAQLPLMMTVLSYTGIVPYETFREKWRLAVLAIFGFGALFSPPDPFTQIMWALPLCGLYGFSLALSKLAVTIKRSGDLISTRRVAREQWNTVLGAAVLSGGAMYLLLTTSAFEALRAVDAAAAPYSSSLKGNLARPDLFGLSTTETALAIGAVVGVAGAAVVLYYHVLQALSESAVPTGRRHGDPTAIDIGELDASAVRVAPEEAFEVMTEEEALNHADRALSNDDQEKAQAVLDRWDAVHEDGGPESETGGEGAASEAEDQSEDGGGIFTSTTAGMADAFTEEETTEDDIGGYYYDIRFILDSLLSKAFWIMGVFGAVLAGVFLFLYQGGIGAIREVFVSRLPEGMRAGVNIVTLHPVEHLVFIVKFSTIIGAVSVIPLVAYFAWPALKERGLVVGDRKILLVWGGSLFGALIVGSLVGFLYVAPVTISAIARDQLQANMIISYRISSFGWLVFFLTVGIGLLAEIPITMFLFHRGGIVPFTLMYERWREVVIGIITLSAILSPQGIFTMFLVGIPVSLAYLLGLAILWVYTLGGRRAPKSRGEPAD